The genomic region accaaataaaaagtgcaaaagattaaaaataaaaagtattatactaaacacttgtcttcaccaagtgatgtaagagacttaggcaaacatggccttgattgtcaagaactcttacgatcaatcttggatcccgagacgactcacacactctacgatggacaatggatgatggtggtggatgatggtgttatggtggtggtgggtggtggatgaagtgtgagagaggtggtgtgccaagggatgagagagaatgaagccaagctcctctatttataggctgaacagaaggctggacacggccccgtgtccgctggacacggccccgtgcccgcctgacactctctctcttcattaattgtaattgcgaattacaattaatgcgcctgctgtactttcaccacgcccccgtgctcgctggacacggccccgtggtgggcaatggaagcttctactggtttgtcttttctgctgcttcctgggcacgcccccgtgttcgctggacacggggcgtgttcagactctgtttccttctttttgccttgggaggtgccgttgagggtccgggcagtccacttttgttccttttcttgtatttatggtagaattagtggtctttttgcttcttttgtgattttgagctcatttcatcctgaaaatacaaaaggaagacaaaaacactctttttccaacattagtacttaaaaagggttagttttatgccttaattgatgtgttttatatgttgcattttacacacatcagtgtacgttttaacaatttactcattttcaaagacatataactcgtatccgcacccgaatcaaacaaaacagtaacataaatatcatcgagaagaaacttacccttaacaacgttgggatcatttctggcatcaccctgccccaacacaaatgcacgaccccttgcttcattgccattgttgttcccaccattgttgttgttgttgccatttccttgattgttgtgattgttgcgattctggttcaactggggacaatcacgcttgaaatgaccttcagccccacactgaaaacatcccctgttacCCCGCTGATGTtgctgctgatgctggttctgtggagctggtggtgggtgttgctgattctgatttgcaggtcgcgaactcctgcagtctttagcttcatgccctaacttgagacatctctgacatcgttctttacgacaccgcccgctgtggtgtctgttgcacttattacacagtgggtgaattccccgatatccaccctgcccctgactgcctgatgtctgctgactcggattctggtagtcgttTGTCTTAcgttgctgtgcttgagactgaacataaactgatcccctgctggaatccccctcccattttctcttgttgtcactgggagtagcataaGTAGTAACAACAGTAGTGGTAgccctgatgcgttttggcagcttgttctgttccactgcttgatccgtaatacgatgagcaaggcgctgaatagcctggatattatcaagattagccgatgtcacatggctctggatttctggcgctaaccccttgaggtacaactcaatacgcttgattggagggtccaccatagttggatacaacacggccagctcgttcgaccgtttagtgtaagcttcaatctctgacccagtcattttcaaatgatagaactcatcttccagcttgtggatgtcttctcgagtgcagtattcacgtttaatcagttccttgaagtcattccaaggggtggcgttagcagctgccaaccctaagatctgcacttgcgcgttccaccaagttaacgcgattccttccaacgtgccagtggcgtacttcaccctgcgatcctcagggcattcacacatttcgaataccgactctaacttctcaaaccaatggaggagtcccactgccccctcggtgccactgaatgtgcctggacgacagtccatgaagttcttgaaagtgcaaacgggctgatgagcgtgttgacctaatgtgtaagttcagaacgaggttaaacataagagttgtttaggaacgtaggatctaaagatcctagaataaGTTACGattgcagggtatacctcctgcgtttgcagctgcaagtgccgcagctactcgttcattgataagtgccgtcaactggtcttgagtcatgttcacacgtccagacatgatcttcatagtaaaagtagtgtaagtgagaatggttcgcgagtagtgcgatgacagaagagtgtaagcacataggtgttctcaagcaataacaagtaatgagcagtgtaatctaagcatactacgagcaaagttctatgcatttctagcaagtaggcaataaatataaaccttattacctaggatgttgagtcttgcacgtggagcaagcgtcgttgtggatcgttgagagcactgttctggttatagtctggttttaataaaaacgttttcccatattaaaaccaagttctctataaccaatggctctgataccaatctgtcacacccccaaaatccacctgcggagtatcaccgcttgggagcgtgactgaccaggatcaagccaccaaccatatagaacaatgtatatagttaaagtaatagcaattaaaccaaaccaaatccatatgaaaggtgtttccaaaacataagtaagttatcactgtttagcggaagcgtataagtaaacccaatataaataagtatgtaatgtcataaagtgttcaacaaacaatcacgatccaagcccacaacgaccagctcctccctgtgcaagctccatgtatctaacgacctgcaaggcatgtaacagaggatcaacaactagttgagcgagttcacagtttatagtttagtaattgtaatagtatagtaagccttgtgttcgttcattaagtcatgtatcgtaatagttcgtatcgcagccctctaggcatgtatgcgaagattagggaaagttctcaagtattctagactaggtatgttcgtatcgcggccacccggcacctgtgcgaagttttagtgtatagttcgcagccttcctaggcatgtgtgcgaagattagtcatattatcgcagccaaccctggcatgtgtgcgaagatcagtcatattatcgcagccaaccccggcgtgtgtgcgaagatcagttctataagcatcactagtctagcagtatcttaaccaatcaccttcctcacccgaggatatatcattacgttccattatctagagaagtacaaataaataaatcaatcccattcccaccctgggaaccccatgccttggctgtgtgaactcaccttggtttgctcggtatgcttaactatgtccttgcaattaatcaatcaagtcctatagtatgcatgtatacttgatcagttcatgttcgtaatgtttCATATGCAGTTATTACCACAGAGTATGTTCGACAATCAATATCATGCATCATACGTCAGTTAATCACACTAATACGATCCCTGTTTCTCATCAAGACTTTCTCAATTTAATCTAACAATAACATGCATAGCATCAGAGTTAATCATATTTAACATACATAGCACATTTAATAGCGTTAGTGGCTTAGCAATTTAACTTTCATATCTTAACAGATCCAATCGTCAACCAGCATACAATCCATGGTCTCACATTAATCCTACACAAAATAAACAGTGCCTTGCCCTTTTTAAAAGTCAGacaagtgggggggggggtttcccctgttcaaaactcggatctTGCTTCTTAATTGTAAAGGTCGGactttatacacttcacaaagaTCGGACAAAACTCTCTATTAACAACCGTAAAGTTCGGACATGTAATAACTTAAAGAACTCGGACCTTTATATctcataaaagtcggacaatcCATCTCCAGtacacaaaactcggacctattGAGTGTTATTTAAAGGTCGGATTACGCAAATAACATAAGCTCGGACTAAACAATCACACAAAGTTCGGACTATTCATAACATGTATAATGTTCGGACCATATGCATACTTGATACCAAAACCCTAGCTACACACATAAACATGAAATAAGCAgcgtaacagttacgttcttacaAACAAAGAACCCTAATTTCGTTCATATTGACGGCAGAATTATAATCAATCGATGTTTAACGACAGTAATCATcacaagaacaatctatcaagcATGCAACTAATCATTATCATTTCGAAATCATCAGAACTAAATCAAAAaccacagaagtatcatatgaaagctagggttttcatgaacacataatcaagaatggataatgatcaaacaatcaattaggtttacaagtattacaataatcgataaacaattaccttgaatggttCTAGTGAAAGATGAATCAAAGTGTTGAATGTCTTGtgtcaatgatgatggtgatgattgctaggggattagagattgtagtacgtgctttggttttgtgaaaatgattagtgaacaagggattagggttaagtatagcttaagtttcactaatagctctctacacccttaattaatatattttacaatagtacaccatctcaaatagtttcacagtttcaccaccaagtttatgcatttgacaagtctatcacaattaacacataaccatgcataatcacacagtacacttcattgtattaaagcgttacagttccatagcaactaattgtgcaaataatcaactaaacaatacaagaacgtgcaataaacgcgaaataggaatcttggaaattcgagttgtcacaaaagtgACCACATCTACTAATCTTTCTATCCATTCATCAATATAACACACCAATAAATTATAATAgattttcaaaaatatatatcCCTTTAGTTAACTATTAAGATTAAATGATATGCCCTTTGCAAAGTGCCGTTTATATGCCCCTTGCAAAGTGTCGTTTCAAAGCATTGCGTGCGTATCCTACTATACTATGTATACACATATAACAATGACATGATAAAACACATGTAACTAAGATAtttaacattattttttttttcaattcccAAACCTACTCCAACTATTGGTGTCTTAGtcaaagagaagaagatagagggAACTCATCCTCCAAAAGATGTAAAATCAAACAAAAAGAGATACAAGAAATTTCGAAGGACCCCTCTTTAAATGATGGTAGTGTGACAATATAGATGAGATCATTGAGATGTGTAAAGGGTATGACTAACTTGATCTCATCATAATGCAAAGTAGTTCACACTTGagcttttcattttcaatttttatatttaaggTTTATTTTTTTCTTATTCGTGTGTTACTTTAGTGCATCAATGGTTTCTTCAAGTAATTGATAATATAAATGCTAAATCTATTAGTTACTAGACATGTGTAATGCTTATAACGTATATCCACCACAATGAGCTACAGCAAATATTTTACGAATAAAAAAGCTACTATGAACGAGTACTGCAGTATAACGTGTCGCCCACGACGCATCACGCTGGCGCCCTACTGGTAGCTTACTAAATACTAACCATATCTAAATATAATCTCTAAAACACTTTTGATGATGAAATGTAGTTTTTTTCCGTTGAGAAAAACAACCAAATGTTTCTATAACttgcattttgaaaactttgctaaaaaacaaaaactaaaaatcCATGACTTGCATCCAAACAACCCCCTTCACTTTTTACCTAAAAAGCCTCAATCAATGCACCAACCTATACACCATTTGTCATCCCCAAATTTAGCTGCACAACTCCATACCCCACCACAGAATCCTCCCATCGATGGGTTGCTGTCTAACAACCGCCGCCGTCAACCACCGACACCCACCCAAACCtcccactccaccaccaccagaaGAAGAAACAGTAAAAGAAGTCCTCTCAGAAACCCCCATCGTCCCCAAACCCCAACAACCACCAATCCCGTTAACCAACCCTCAACTTCTTGACGGTGGAGCGGAAAACTTAACGGTTGAAGTTGAAGAAAATGTGTCGGAGGTTTCGGAGATGTATAGCTACAGTGAGAGTTTTTCTGCAGCAACGACGGCGACGACGGCGGCGGATGGTAGGAAGGAGGAGATTGAGGCTGATGACGACGGTGAAGTTACGCAGAAAGTGAAGAACAAGTCTCCGCCGGCGAAGAAGGTGGTTAGGAAGCGTCCGGTGGGTAATTCCGGCGAGTTTCCGCCGAGGAAGGAGAGGGTAGCAAGACCGGTGGCTAGGAGACACGTGGCACCTTCGCCGGAGAGAAAGCGGCAGTCGCCGTCTAGAATTACGACGAACACGCCGCGGTACCGGAATGTGGGGCCGGCGAATGACGGGCGGAGAGAAGTTACGGCCCGGAGATCGAGGTCGCCAGTGGTGCGTGGGGAAACGTGTCAACGGCGTAAAGTAACGGAGAAGAGTTCTGCTGAAAAATCCGATGACATGTTGCCGGTGGCTGCTGTGGAAAGTGAGGAGAAGACTGAGGAGGGTGGCGTGCCGCCATTGCCGGAGACGGAGACGGAGGTGCAGGCAACTGAGTCGTTGGAAAATCCTCTTGTTTCTTTGGAGTGTTTCATTTTTCTCTAGGAACAAGTGGCTGGGCTAAACGATGTCGTTTGTTGGCATGTtctttttatgtatttatttatttattatttgtgtTTTTTTGGGTTGTGAATACTTCGTGCTTGCTCATTTTGTAGCGCTCGGTATTAAGATGATTTCTTCTTAGACTACATGTACTGGGGCGCGGTGAAGGCCATAGCGCCGGTATGGAGCCCCCCACACCGCCCCCAGGGGCGCCATGATCAAAAAAAAGAAAACCGGCGTGAAAAAATTCGCGGCGCGAGAAGGTGGGCATtttccactttggtccctgcattttacaatttggtccctgcattaaaacactttggtccctgcattttacactttggtccctgcattttacactttggttatgatgaggtagggctttatgactacggcctcaagccccataaagccccggggtgacgtggcatgccacatggcgcataacgcccctttgggggctttatgactacacatggccttaatTTTAAGACTTGCCTAATCTGTAGTACTCGCCCCTCGGTGTTAGGATAAAATTTTTTTGTAGTACTCGCTTTAAGACTTGCATAATCTAAATCTAATAAAAGAATCAAGAAAAGTCCACATGTCAACATCTCTATTTCCTCAGTTTATTGAAATGCCAGTGGCATTTTCTAATGTTATGTCAACCATTCAACCAAAGGATCTAACACCCATACACGATCTTCTTTGAGATCAATTTCACTCCAAACCCTAATTAGTATCTCCCTCATCACACTCACACCCGTCTCCCTCCCCACCACCACTGATTCGCATCTCCATCACTCCCAAACCCTAATTAACCTTATCCACTTCCCTCAAACAAGACGTGGAGATGGAGTTAGAACGAATTAATCTACCAAATTCATTAAAGCCTAAAGCAGCAAAAGGGTTTTCACAAATCGTTGATGTTAAAGAGCTTGATTCAAGAGTTCGACCAGGTCAGATTCTATAACATTATTCGCATATCAACACCTAATTTCGTCTCTTTTAATTCTCATACCTTATTCGGTTAAATAGATTTTAGTATTTGAGGTTTTTAGGTTTAATTTCGTCTATGGTGATAACTGATTGAAATATGCGTATCTAAATATAAGGGTTTGTTAAATTTGAAAATTTACATTTCAGATATTTTGGCGAGTTTTATGATTGTAAGCGTTTAATTATGTGATATAGGAGGTGTTTTAACAGCCAAGGATTTGCAAATGAGGTAATCGTTggtttttttattaactttatattgTTTTGTTGACTCTATTTATGAGTATTTAGTTGTGGTAAATTGATAGTTTTGGTAGGATCGGTTttgcgacctgaatgagtcgttcggaagagctctaatccatttcagaggcggaaactaagaaacgaacttgaaaacagctagaaaatcactttaatcctctttttcattcaataaacaacgtctacaatgagaggaaataccgaCAGCATCTCGGTATCAAATTACACGTCCGTTACAAATGACATCGTTTGAATGATATTTATACTAGAAGCttgaccgtttgaacatgctcaaacggacACTCATCACTCAAACGGAAGGCTAATTCAAAAGGATGCCTCACTCAAACGACCAGCATCTCTTCAAACGGAAAGGCTTCATTCAAACGGCCAGCCTTCAATTTCTTGTTTACTGATGTCATGCCTGATCAGATCTTCAACGAAcctgagactcgacataagacgaagacgacagatgactgcaccaacagactccccctcagatgttgacgagtctgaagtgtcgagtcttcacaatcttcagtctCGATCTGTTTCTGAGCTTCACTCTCAGTCTATTcttgcaggtcttcagactcccccttgcgatatgctggcatttcttcagatcatcagcatTATCAACTTTAGGATTGTTGTCTGGCTTTCCTACTAGCAACTTTTCACCctatcctgcaaaaactctacctcaaagtaaatttctctcacatacatatCTCAAATTTAAACACTCGCACTATTCAGAATCTCTATCAAAACAATTACAGATCTTCCAACCAGATGAACCATTTtagggttagattatgaaaacattaaattccaaacaaacactccccctcaaatattgctcatcatgtttagcactcgaaattttgaaaatctgcttttcaatatcagttgtcgaaaatctttttgaattttcaaaattttatgctaaaactcaccaaaaatctttttgaatttttgaatagaagtaaaaacagaaacaaaatatttacagacactatttttgtgagttcgtgcaagaggatcatatcaaattttgaaacatatcacaaacaccgttaagcttgactacattttaagttctaaacaatttacctagattgtcagtatatttgtcctcttaaattttcacacagatttcaactgtttcgagatacgcaattagtgtcttagatccttaaacttatccgtgtgtcccactactcaAATATACTCcggtatccagatcccaatattcagtcttacaggtgagtataccacaactgatatctgtaaaggggttatgtgcgaggaccgtgagagctcaggtcgatacttccgtatacgtagagagatgacggcttcgactttaggtgggtctcctttagaggatcttttgattacaacagcagcgactatcaattttattgtttcatcagcttgctgagggcgatgctatatttcaagcattttgcgaaaagcattatccggggactagatcagtacttccatacagcagaagtctcgggataataccccagatatcactgagtataaagacctagtatctcagaatacgggacctttcaaacaagatttcaggggttacctatatatccaagcagttttgttaacccaccgaataagcaagtttgattttaggtttatatctcgttacagtttactaaatgtacgaaaacctactgacacatccacagtaagattgtttatcacaatttgactatacatttctttagtgtgtcgtgatagtctactgatgtactatcatttcctcttttatgcaacaaaaaaactcattttttcagttttatcatgtttttgtctttttcaaattttctgatgtttttggattttctaaaaattcttactccccctaaaattcaaatacatctaattaaaattgaaaacaaagtatacataacatgacaactgatatcaaatcgcttcaattctccatctgtTTGGctcaaacaatcagaactccccctctgtaggatcggttttgcgacctgaatgagtcgttcggaagagctctaatccgtttcagaggcggaaactaagaaacgaacttgaaaacagctagaaaatcactttaatcctctttttcattcaataaacaacgtctacaatgagaggaaataccggcagcatcTCGGTATCAAATTACACGTCCGTTACAAATGACATCGTTTGAATGATATTTATACTAGAAGCttgaccgtttgaacatgctcaaacggacACTCATCACTCAAACGGAAGGCTAATTCAAACGGATGCCTCACTCAAACGACCAGCATCTCTTCAAACGGAAAGGCTTCATTCAAACGGCCAGCCTTCAATTTCTTGTTTACTGATGTCATGCCTGATCAGATCTTCAACGAACCTgggactcgacataagacgaagacgacagatgactgcaccaacagtttTTTTATAGTTGCTGGATCATATCTTGAATGGAGATCATGATTTAGTTTGTTGCAAATGCTTTATGTTTTAAAGTACTAAAAGCATCAAAAGTCCATACCGAATCACTACCGTAAATATTCCGGTTCCGTAAATCTGGTACCcgtacccggtaccatttgctcatcccaaACGCTATCCCGAATCGGCACCAAAAATATTCCGGCTCGGTAATTCCGGTACCCGTACGTGGTACTATTTGCTCATCCCAAACGCTATCATACCGAGTgtagtttttttttactttttatttttgtatacCATTTGTGTACCATCTAGGCCATTTCTCATTGCCATTCCTCAACATAAGTAAGCTTACTCGATTCTTTGAAGAATCCCTTATATATGTGAGCCAAAGTTCCATCTAGGCGGTTTTTCATTGCCATTCCTCAACATAAGTAAGCTCTATTTAATCATAGAActataggcaaaagatcaaatacaaataatcttaacatactaaacatacaaattgaaggaaaactcaaaaagacaaggtgacatttttgtaattaccaccaactatcaaagttactatacaaatgtgaactcaaccaaaaatacctaaaaaacacaatttttttaacattttttattaaaaaagtcGCTACatttttttttgctgctactaaaagtagcgattttttaataaaaaatgttaaaaaaataaaataaaataatttgtgtgtgtttttttttttattttttaggttttcttggggtttagtttttagtattttagcttgggtggggggggggggggggtgttaggtttttggggggtgggggggttaggtttttttttaggtttttgggggtgggggtgggggtggggggtttaggtttttttttttttttttttttttttttttttttttttttaggggggggggaggggggttaggtttttttaggtatatttgtagagtaactttgatagttattgatagttacaaaaatgtcaccttgtctttttgagttttccttcaatttgtatgtttagtatgttaagattatttgtacaagaactttaccctagaACTATAATTATGTGTTAGTTTAGTCATGAAGACCAACAGTAATAACAATGAAATAACAATccataaaacatcatcatcatttttgAGCTCGCATAATTGCTAGATTTATTTAAAGGAGACTGAGTTGGAAAACATTCTAATAGCAGACATTATAATTGCAGAATCATATTTGCTCATTCCTAACGCTATCATACtgagtttagtttttttttttttactttatataTTTGTGTACCTGTTGAACCGCTAAAACCGAAACGTAATTTTCGGTTAATCGGTTATGGCTTAACCGAACTATCGATTCATTGTTTGGTTCGGTAACTTAGGCATATGCATTAAGCTATATATTGGTCACAATGGGTAGGATTCCAGGTTTATTTTTATTCGGGGTTAACGACGTTATTAACTCTTGGAAATTTGTTAGTGGGTCAAAAAAGGATAGGTGCATGGTATCCTTAGTCGCGGAAGGGTCTCCCTTCCCAGTTCATGACCCGGCAACGATCCCTGGCGGTAAATACCCTTGCCAACTTGACTGGATTGAAGAACCTGGAGTACCCAGGATTCGTACCCACCTCCACGTAATGGGAAAAAAGTGGGTCAAGAAAGTGGAAAAAAGTGGTTAATGCAGTTATGCAAGTGGCTGGATAGAGAATTTGGAGGTACATAAATGAATTGATCTTTAATCACAAGGAAGGATCTATTGCTGGAGTAAAAGAAGAGAATATGGCAACTGAGATACATATGGATATCCAAttattacatgtttatttacaaTGCTATCTAGGGAATTCTTGATGGGTTTAAAAAAGATTGGAAGCTTTTTGACACCTACGGCTTTGACCGCCACCCAAAAAGTCATACTTCGTCTCTGCAAGGTTTACTCCGCCGTCGTGCCGTACAGC from Helianthus annuus cultivar XRQ/B chromosome 10, HanXRQr2.0-SUNRISE, whole genome shotgun sequence harbors:
- the LOC110881207 gene encoding proteoglycan 4-like, translated to MGCCLTTAAVNHRHPPKPPTPPPPEEETVKEVLSETPIVPKPQQPPIPLTNPQLLDGGAENLTVEVEENVSEVSEMYSYSESFSAATTATTAADGRKEEIEADDDGEVTQKVKNKSPPAKKVVRKRPVGNSGEFPPRKERVARPVARRHVAPSPERKRQSPSRITTNTPRYRNVGPANDGRREVTARRSRSPVVRGETCQRRKVTEKSSAEKSDDMLPVAAVESEEKTEEGGVPPLPETETEVQATESLENPLVSLECFIFL